A genomic segment from Leptospira kirschneri serovar Cynopteri str. 3522 CT encodes:
- a CDS encoding LA_2490 family SGNH/GDSL-type esterase, which produces MKGFFYWAGRALVFFILVLVGTEILLNVLQSPSLQFYRDQKLLHRYNPIYYVDLAPNKDIFIRHFTGKWEGRFRTNSLGMRGLEEPDSTKPQLACLGDSLVMGFGVSDEDTFCHQLNGIELKGGARQTLNLAVDAYGSLGALRRLQDMAPKLKNLKEVLFFVSGNDFTLPEELRAKGMLSDDEIDEIRSRDLNFNRNFRIQFELSRASYTFQALKLAFEQLKVQYGFTLFRLKSEWNSTGFSSTSTVEQTPAKYMKDSFFRTPETTCDPNIQETFKKKNVVEIPNPEIMSKEEYKRKFCPEPIPDYFSCQEKEPRLNSLEPLPEITRKAYDEMVEYTRSNGIRLVIVLMPIQIEEIFCRNRGLYHPLENYALRAAAYFEKKGIPVLKLRKETSEMCGEIIEVQGEKKFSGIRDYFIPEDGHLTVSGNRWAKRALEKQLKELEKNAF; this is translated from the coding sequence ATGAAAGGATTCTTCTACTGGGCAGGACGAGCCCTTGTATTTTTCATCCTCGTTTTGGTCGGAACGGAAATTCTTCTTAACGTACTCCAAAGTCCTTCTCTTCAATTTTATAGAGATCAAAAACTTCTCCATCGATACAACCCGATTTATTACGTGGACCTTGCACCGAACAAGGACATATTCATTCGTCATTTTACCGGTAAATGGGAAGGTAGATTTAGAACCAACTCTCTTGGAATGAGGGGTTTAGAAGAACCCGATTCTACAAAACCTCAATTGGCTTGTTTAGGAGACAGTCTCGTGATGGGTTTTGGCGTTTCCGACGAGGATACTTTTTGCCATCAATTGAACGGCATTGAGTTGAAAGGTGGAGCCAGACAAACTTTAAATTTGGCCGTGGACGCCTACGGGTCGTTAGGTGCACTCAGAAGGTTACAAGACATGGCTCCTAAGTTAAAGAATCTAAAAGAAGTTCTGTTTTTCGTTTCTGGAAACGATTTCACTCTTCCGGAAGAACTTAGAGCTAAAGGAATGTTATCAGATGACGAGATTGATGAAATTCGAAGTAGAGATCTGAACTTTAACCGAAATTTTAGGATTCAATTTGAACTTTCTCGCGCCTCTTATACTTTTCAGGCTTTAAAACTAGCGTTTGAACAATTAAAGGTTCAATACGGTTTTACTTTGTTTCGTTTGAAATCAGAATGGAATTCCACTGGATTTTCTTCAACATCAACTGTGGAACAGACGCCTGCAAAGTATATGAAGGATTCCTTTTTTAGAACTCCGGAAACAACGTGCGATCCAAATATACAAGAAACATTCAAAAAAAAGAATGTAGTTGAGATTCCAAATCCGGAAATCATGAGTAAAGAAGAATATAAAAGAAAGTTTTGTCCGGAGCCAATTCCGGATTATTTTTCCTGTCAGGAAAAAGAACCTCGTTTAAATTCTTTGGAACCTCTTCCTGAAATTACAAGAAAAGCTTATGATGAAATGGTGGAATATACTAGGTCCAATGGAATTCGACTCGTCATCGTACTCATGCCGATTCAAATAGAGGAAATTTTTTGTAGAAACCGAGGATTGTATCACCCTTTGGAAAACTATGCTCTTCGTGCGGCGGCCTATTTTGAAAAAAAAGGAATTCCGGTACTGAAACTGAGAAAAGAAACTTCTGAAATGTGCGGAGAAATTATCGAAGTTCAAGGAGAAAAAAAATTCTCCGGAATCAGGGATTATTTCATTCCAGAAGACGGACATTTGACTGTGTCAGGAAATAGATGGGCAAAACGAGCCTTGGAAAAACAACTCAAGGAATTGGAAAAAAATGCTTTTTAA
- the trxB gene encoding thioredoxin-disulfide reductase codes for MAHKLIIIGSGPAGHTAAIYAARANLNPVMYEGFMAGGIAAGGQLTTTTEVENFPGFPEGIDGTKLTQLFREQSIKYGTKILTQTITKVDFSSKPFKLWSDDELIEAHAVIIATGATAKRMNVMGEDIYWQRGISACAVCDGALPIYRNKELVVVGGGDSAIEEASHLTKFASKVYLVHRRDSLRASKIMQKRATTHPKIEIIWNSQVKEAKGDGKNLTSLTLENTVNGQRKELPVGGLFYAIGHKPNTDIFQGILDLDESGYIKTIPGSTKTNIEGVFAAGDVQDKIYRQAVSAAGSGCMAALDAERWLESIEE; via the coding sequence ATGGCCCATAAACTAATTATCATAGGTTCCGGACCAGCCGGACATACTGCAGCGATTTACGCCGCCAGAGCCAACTTAAACCCGGTTATGTATGAAGGATTTATGGCGGGTGGAATCGCCGCAGGAGGCCAACTTACTACTACCACTGAAGTGGAAAACTTTCCAGGTTTTCCGGAAGGGATTGATGGAACTAAATTAACTCAACTTTTTCGGGAACAATCTATTAAATATGGGACAAAGATCCTTACTCAAACCATCACTAAAGTAGATTTTTCTTCCAAACCGTTTAAACTCTGGTCGGACGATGAACTGATCGAAGCGCATGCAGTCATCATAGCCACCGGAGCCACCGCAAAAAGAATGAACGTGATGGGCGAAGACATTTATTGGCAAAGAGGAATCTCCGCCTGTGCAGTTTGTGACGGAGCCCTTCCGATTTACAGAAATAAAGAACTCGTAGTTGTAGGAGGTGGAGACTCGGCGATAGAAGAAGCTTCCCACCTAACTAAGTTCGCATCAAAAGTGTATTTGGTTCATAGAAGAGATTCTCTGCGCGCTTCCAAAATTATGCAGAAAAGAGCAACTACTCATCCTAAAATAGAAATCATTTGGAATTCTCAAGTGAAGGAGGCCAAAGGCGATGGTAAAAATCTTACCTCTTTGACTTTAGAAAACACGGTAAACGGCCAAAGAAAAGAACTTCCAGTCGGCGGACTTTTTTATGCAATCGGACACAAACCCAATACGGACATTTTCCAAGGGATTTTGGATTTAGATGAAAGCGGTTATATCAAAACAATTCCCGGCTCCACCAAAACGAACATAGAAGGAGTTTTTGCAGCGGGAGACGTTCAAGACAAAATTTATCGCCAAGCCGTCTCTGCCGCAGGTTCCGGATGTATGGCTGCCTTAGACGCAGAACGCTGGTTAGAGTCTATAGAAGAATAA
- the lsa20 gene encoding LIC11469 family lipoprotein adhesin Lsa20: MKKLIYKILILILFLDLFGCKKEISNSENLESVSFDPNRQIQVQILWEKKNFPLEMELYEGASQRPVDLWATGSVKDLSEAPVSSKIEGSEFYFKPGSKKKFVLVVRNTTKEDFYFFAAPHSMVPAEGSLGFKFKCLCVNHAFYIPSNEIWYRVVELRTGTEVLGKELKISHTLVGMDEDRIRLYQKGIGSGLSGED; encoded by the coding sequence TTGAAGAAGTTAATTTATAAAATTCTAATTTTGATTCTTTTTTTAGATCTGTTTGGTTGTAAAAAAGAAATTTCCAATTCTGAAAATCTTGAATCGGTTTCTTTTGATCCAAATCGGCAGATTCAGGTTCAAATTCTTTGGGAGAAAAAAAATTTTCCTTTAGAAATGGAACTCTACGAGGGAGCTTCTCAAAGACCCGTAGATTTATGGGCTACCGGAAGTGTTAAGGATCTGTCGGAGGCTCCTGTTTCTTCTAAAATAGAAGGATCTGAATTTTATTTCAAACCCGGTTCTAAAAAAAAATTCGTATTGGTTGTTAGAAACACAACCAAAGAAGATTTTTATTTTTTTGCGGCTCCTCATTCTATGGTGCCCGCAGAAGGTTCTTTAGGTTTTAAGTTCAAATGTCTTTGTGTCAATCACGCTTTTTATATTCCTTCTAACGAAATTTGGTACAGAGTGGTTGAATTAAGAACCGGAACGGAGGTTTTAGGAAAAGAATTAAAAATTTCTCATACACTTGTAGGAATGGACGAAGATAGAATCCGTCTTTATCAAAAAGGGATAGGAAGTGGTCTAAGCGGTGAAGATTGA
- a CDS encoding NADase-type glycan-binding domain-containing protein: MGHKIRFLLLISFLTLILQDCKKELSVSMATSTSLSDKLAFVALNGENWKPEDGAEFVKIHIYPDEGFQLKKVEIDSCKSEFNDAVTVYINFDETSAAADLSAKKATVNFEKAVFARSVTINFRKNKELCIGEVRFYDEKDKQISLKLPNIVEGSVIASETASPVQSYDVMNLFDSRYEYAWASDKKGKGITLDFKFKETQKFNKIKIWNGYQRSDQHCYSNGRLKSATLTGEDGYSQKIQLQDILGPQEILLEKTYKGNSLRLTVDDIYEGKMYKGLVLSEIRFGKDKDWFLIDPIKRSQSIAQSNHLQFTSSNLNEILNRGLRGIEISDYPTEMQSTEMISSSENSDEQGNVRTDSTWSLRMRSDGSFFMEGNTSDQNAGAQGVFNETSKFYAIGNYEVKKSSADSLELRVFGYMRKYSSTFMEKYSDMDCNGCGRDCNMGNQDPNKKEIIFQDFITIKKWNGNVYIQNTSSSRKLDFQILEMALE, encoded by the coding sequence ATGGGTCATAAGATTCGCTTTTTGCTCTTAATTTCTTTTTTAACTTTGATTCTTCAAGATTGCAAAAAAGAACTCAGCGTTTCTATGGCAACGTCCACTTCCTTAAGCGATAAACTCGCGTTTGTTGCTCTTAATGGAGAAAATTGGAAGCCGGAAGATGGGGCCGAATTTGTAAAAATTCACATTTATCCGGATGAAGGTTTTCAGTTAAAAAAAGTGGAAATAGATTCTTGTAAGTCTGAATTTAATGACGCAGTGACGGTTTATATCAATTTCGATGAAACCAGCGCTGCAGCTGATCTTTCTGCAAAAAAAGCCACTGTAAATTTTGAAAAGGCGGTATTTGCCAGATCCGTAACGATTAATTTTAGAAAGAACAAAGAACTTTGTATCGGAGAGGTTCGTTTTTACGACGAAAAAGATAAACAGATCTCTTTAAAACTTCCTAATATAGTGGAAGGTTCGGTTATCGCCTCAGAAACTGCAAGTCCGGTTCAATCTTATGACGTGATGAATCTTTTTGATTCTCGTTATGAATACGCTTGGGCTTCGGATAAAAAAGGTAAAGGAATTACTCTCGATTTTAAATTTAAAGAAACTCAAAAGTTCAATAAAATCAAAATTTGGAATGGGTATCAAAGATCGGATCAACACTGTTATTCGAACGGTAGATTAAAATCTGCTACGTTAACCGGAGAAGACGGTTATAGTCAAAAAATTCAACTTCAGGACATTCTTGGTCCTCAGGAAATCCTATTAGAAAAAACGTATAAAGGAAATTCTTTACGTTTAACCGTAGACGATATTTACGAAGGAAAGATGTACAAAGGGTTAGTACTCAGTGAAATTCGTTTTGGAAAAGATAAGGATTGGTTTTTGATCGATCCGATTAAAAGGTCTCAAAGTATTGCTCAGTCGAATCATCTTCAATTTACCTCTTCTAATTTAAATGAGATTTTAAATCGAGGATTAAGAGGTATTGAAATTTCAGATTATCCAACGGAAATGCAGAGTACGGAAATGATTTCTTCTTCGGAGAATTCGGATGAACAGGGAAATGTCAGGACGGACTCAACTTGGTCTTTAAGAATGAGATCAGACGGTTCTTTTTTTATGGAAGGGAATACGAGTGATCAAAATGCAGGTGCACAAGGGGTATTTAATGAGACGAGTAAGTTTTATGCAATTGGAAACTATGAGGTCAAAAAGTCTTCAGCGGATTCTTTGGAATTGAGAGTATTTGGGTATATGCGAAAATACTCATCTACTTTTATGGAGAAGTATTCGGACATGGATTGTAATGGTTGTGGTAGAGATTGTAATATGGGAAATCAAGATCCTAATAAAAAGGAAATTATTTTTCAAGACTTCATTACGATTAAAAAATGGAACGGAAACGTTTATATCCAAAATACAAGTTCGAGTCGTAAGCTGGATTTTCAAATCTTAGAGATGGCTCTTGAGTAG
- a CDS encoding di-heme oxidoredictase family protein, which produces MNLNLFYFSSISIFLKRQSNQILSVFLIFIFLFLSNCTSKKTFCSSNDCKIAISLVSILSLLDDSQDWEYEAGEEFQGGIKMTSFEFGESAFRQFSKNASLRSISEYTVGQTVFEVPWTPGFSAAIPDRDGLGPLFHTDSCLNCHAGNGRALEEEDENLTFSLVRLNVGDNSHRSEPRYGGQFQPNSVRGVPKEGDVRLNYQEINGEFEDGTKYTLRSPILEFSNLGYGLFANDTRTSVRVPPQVIGLGLLETVPENTILSFADPSDKDGNGISGRPNYVLNLNGIGQTLGRFGWKANNTDLSRQSSAAFLGDLGITSPMFRTENCTNSQAECLASRNGGSPEIPQNRITAITNYLKLIAVPARRKADNTSVLLGKKIFFKAGCKFCHIPKMQTGYNDNFPELSYQTIRPYTDLLLHDMGEGLADNRPDEEANGRKWKTPPLWGIGLFEEVNGQTRYLHDGRARDLMEAILWHGGEAKSSKDFILKLDVRDRAHLLNFLKSL; this is translated from the coding sequence ATGAATTTAAATCTCTTTTATTTTTCATCAATTTCTATCTTTTTAAAAAGACAATCGAATCAGATTCTTTCGGTCTTTCTGATTTTTATTTTTTTGTTTTTGTCAAATTGTACTTCAAAAAAGACATTTTGTTCCTCTAACGATTGTAAAATCGCAATTTCGTTGGTCTCAATTCTTTCCTTACTCGATGACAGCCAAGACTGGGAATATGAAGCAGGAGAAGAATTTCAGGGAGGTATAAAAATGACTAGTTTCGAATTTGGAGAATCCGCATTTCGACAATTTTCTAAAAATGCTTCTTTACGTTCTATTTCCGAATATACGGTGGGACAAACGGTATTTGAAGTTCCTTGGACTCCCGGTTTTTCAGCCGCTATTCCGGATAGAGACGGGTTAGGTCCTCTCTTTCATACCGACTCTTGTCTGAACTGCCACGCAGGGAATGGTCGTGCGCTCGAAGAAGAAGACGAAAATTTAACCTTTAGTCTCGTCCGACTCAATGTAGGAGATAATTCTCATCGCTCCGAACCAAGATACGGAGGTCAATTTCAACCTAATTCGGTTCGTGGCGTTCCCAAAGAAGGGGACGTTAGATTGAATTATCAGGAAATCAATGGCGAGTTTGAAGACGGTACAAAATATACATTACGTTCTCCTATATTAGAATTTTCAAATTTAGGATACGGTCTTTTTGCAAACGATACAAGAACTTCCGTTAGAGTTCCTCCACAGGTTATAGGATTAGGGCTTTTGGAAACTGTTCCAGAAAATACAATTCTTTCCTTTGCAGACCCATCCGATAAAGACGGAAACGGAATTTCAGGTAGACCAAACTACGTCTTAAACTTAAATGGAATCGGGCAAACACTGGGAAGGTTCGGTTGGAAAGCAAATAACACTGATTTGTCGAGACAAAGTTCCGCCGCCTTCTTAGGTGATCTTGGAATTACCTCTCCCATGTTTCGAACGGAAAATTGTACAAACTCTCAGGCAGAGTGTCTGGCTTCCAGAAACGGCGGTTCTCCCGAAATACCTCAAAATAGAATCACAGCAATTACAAATTATCTTAAATTGATCGCGGTTCCCGCAAGAAGAAAAGCGGATAACACAAGTGTACTGTTAGGAAAGAAAATTTTTTTTAAAGCTGGATGTAAATTCTGTCATATTCCCAAAATGCAAACTGGGTACAATGATAATTTTCCTGAACTCTCTTATCAAACAATCAGACCCTATACAGATCTTTTGTTACACGATATGGGAGAAGGCCTTGCAGATAACAGACCAGACGAAGAAGCAAACGGAAGAAAATGGAAAACACCTCCTCTTTGGGGTATCGGTTTGTTCGAAGAAGTAAACGGTCAAACTAGATACCTTCACGATGGAAGGGCAAGAGATCTCATGGAAGCCATTCTGTGGCACGGTGGAGAGGCCAAATCTAGTAAAGATTTTATTCTTAAATTGGATGTTAGAGATAGAGCACATCTTCTCAATTTTTTGAAATCACTTTAA
- a CDS encoding alpha/beta hydrolase: MIYFKQFKALKKNKIHSPLLFIHGAWHGSWCWEENFVPYFQKAGYDVYTMDLRGHGKSPNQNGKFRWNSIRNYVEDVEDVIKKLPQFPILIGHSMGGLIVQKILEKNHVSKAVLLASVPPHGVFRITLELLIRHPIRFLKVLLTLSLFPIVEDTKLGSELFFSESLDKQKVLQFVSKTQDESFLAFLDMLIFSLPKSDQIQTPLLVLGGEKDRFFVPWEIKRTANTYQSEMEIFQGMGHNLMLDEGWEKVAERIYIYLNDSKVHLEKKKNETFVSKKKNSTKQKSAKLKNKSQKQKT; the protein is encoded by the coding sequence ATGATCTACTTCAAACAATTCAAAGCACTTAAAAAAAATAAAATACATTCTCCTCTTCTTTTCATTCATGGCGCTTGGCACGGTTCTTGGTGTTGGGAGGAAAATTTTGTCCCCTACTTTCAAAAGGCGGGTTACGATGTTTATACGATGGATTTAAGAGGGCATGGTAAAAGTCCAAATCAAAACGGAAAATTCAGATGGAATTCTATCCGTAATTACGTAGAAGACGTAGAAGACGTTATAAAAAAGTTGCCTCAATTTCCTATTTTAATCGGGCATTCTATGGGTGGACTTATCGTTCAAAAGATATTAGAAAAAAATCATGTTTCCAAAGCAGTTCTTCTTGCAAGTGTACCTCCACACGGGGTTTTTAGAATCACACTTGAACTATTAATCCGTCATCCGATTCGTTTTTTGAAAGTTCTACTCACACTTTCCTTGTTTCCAATCGTAGAAGATACAAAATTAGGAAGTGAATTATTTTTTTCAGAATCTCTCGACAAACAAAAAGTGCTTCAATTCGTTTCGAAAACTCAAGACGAATCTTTTCTAGCATTTCTAGATATGTTGATCTTTTCTCTTCCAAAATCAGATCAGATACAAACCCCGCTTCTTGTACTCGGTGGAGAAAAAGACAGATTTTTTGTTCCTTGGGAAATCAAAAGAACGGCTAACACGTATCAGTCGGAAATGGAGATTTTTCAAGGAATGGGCCACAATCTTATGTTAGACGAAGGCTGGGAAAAAGTAGCGGAAAGAATCTATATTTATCTTAACGATTCGAAAGTCCATTTAGAAAAAAAGAAAAACGAAACATTCGTTTCCAAGAAAAAGAATAGTACGAAACAAAAGTCAGCAAAATTAAAAAATAAATCTCAAAAACAAAAAACCTGA
- a CDS encoding esterase/lipase family protein — protein sequence MRLVQIISKTFIFFLCILQFFYCKPKAEKTNTVEDILKNIGFSFWDEFNHELYKFIPISSILSKNDFILDQFTIATPDLKVNKPKIILIHGWDFEERNFELPTTKAKKVANIRKIWGDALEMYSQNLFETQNTYEFYTFTYRTSDYVENNGRRLIDKLNSVFTSDDKVILLAHSMGGLVARSALYHVNNTNDIIDFIVSLGTPYLGSPFASPSYRKHLGALGELIGFVTGTAGGKDLAYTNALGTSYQVPEGEIIPGASNAYLERLLSESSKDSKVTAFYGEMSQCKGHPGSGTVFIIGCDILKDEEPSFANKNDGMVTSTSGKMSSKLPPERQFVKDLDHYQLSFSSHVNVISRNTYFGEVIAIINSL from the coding sequence ATGAGATTGGTTCAAATTATTTCTAAAACTTTTATATTCTTTCTTTGTATTTTACAATTTTTCTACTGTAAACCAAAAGCAGAAAAAACAAATACCGTAGAAGACATTCTAAAAAATATTGGATTTTCTTTTTGGGACGAATTCAATCACGAACTTTATAAATTTATTCCTATTTCTTCTATCCTTTCCAAAAACGATTTTATATTAGATCAATTCACAATTGCCACTCCTGATTTAAAGGTCAATAAACCGAAAATTATTTTAATTCATGGCTGGGACTTTGAAGAAAGAAATTTCGAACTTCCTACCACCAAAGCTAAAAAAGTTGCGAATATTAGAAAAATCTGGGGTGACGCTCTGGAAATGTATTCTCAAAATCTTTTCGAGACTCAGAACACTTATGAATTTTATACTTTTACGTATCGAACCTCGGACTACGTGGAAAATAACGGTAGAAGACTGATCGATAAACTGAATTCAGTTTTTACTTCTGACGATAAGGTAATTTTGTTAGCCCATTCTATGGGAGGTCTTGTTGCTAGATCCGCTCTTTATCACGTTAATAACACAAACGATATTATTGATTTTATTGTAAGCCTTGGAACTCCTTACTTAGGTTCCCCTTTTGCCTCTCCTAGTTACAGAAAACATTTAGGAGCGTTAGGCGAACTGATCGGATTTGTGACCGGAACGGCAGGAGGGAAAGATCTTGCTTATACAAACGCGTTAGGCACATCGTATCAGGTTCCTGAAGGTGAAATCATTCCAGGCGCTTCCAATGCCTACTTAGAAAGACTTTTAAGCGAATCTTCCAAAGACTCAAAAGTAACAGCGTTTTACGGTGAAATGTCCCAGTGTAAAGGTCATCCAGGTTCCGGAACCGTTTTCATTATCGGTTGTGATATTTTAAAAGACGAAGAACCTAGTTTCGCCAATAAAAACGACGGAATGGTTACTTCCACCAGCGGCAAAATGTCTTCTAAACTTCCACCTGAAAGACAATTCGTAAAAGATTTAGATCACTATCAGTTATCGTTTAGTAGTCACGTAAATGTTATTTCTAGAAACACATATTTTGGAGAAGTGATAGCTATCATTAACTCATTGTAG
- the hisF gene encoding imidazole glycerol phosphate synthase subunit HisF gives MSNLTARVIPCLDIKDGRVVKGVNFVNLVDAGDPVESAAIYEENLADELCFLDITASSDRREILLHLVERIAEKIFIPFTVGGGIRTVDDVKAVLEKGADKVSINTAAFQNPKLLTYSSEIYGSQCIVCAIDVKHEKERDRYEVFLHGGRTATGREALDWAQEAAEKGAGEILLTSMDRDGTRNGFDIHLLKNFSSSLEIPIIASGGAGNPEHMVEAILRGKADAVLAASIFHFGEYSIRETKKAMEEMGISVRLD, from the coding sequence ATGAGTAATCTTACTGCCAGAGTGATTCCTTGTCTGGATATTAAAGACGGGCGGGTAGTCAAAGGAGTAAATTTTGTAAATCTAGTGGACGCTGGAGATCCAGTGGAATCTGCGGCGATCTACGAAGAAAATTTAGCCGATGAACTTTGTTTTTTAGATATAACCGCTTCTTCAGATAGAAGGGAGATATTACTTCATCTTGTGGAGAGAATCGCCGAAAAGATTTTCATTCCTTTTACGGTAGGAGGAGGGATTAGAACCGTAGACGATGTGAAAGCCGTTTTAGAAAAAGGAGCGGATAAGGTATCAATCAATACCGCCGCTTTTCAAAATCCCAAACTATTAACGTATTCTTCCGAAATTTACGGATCTCAATGTATTGTTTGTGCGATTGACGTTAAACATGAAAAAGAAAGAGATCGATATGAAGTTTTTTTACACGGAGGAAGAACAGCAACCGGAAGAGAGGCTTTGGATTGGGCTCAGGAGGCCGCTGAAAAAGGCGCCGGAGAAATTTTACTTACTTCTATGGATCGAGATGGAACTAGAAATGGGTTTGATATTCATCTTCTAAAAAATTTTTCTTCGTCTCTGGAAATTCCGATCATCGCATCTGGAGGGGCCGGAAATCCGGAGCACATGGTGGAAGCCATTTTACGCGGGAAAGCAGATGCGGTACTTGCTGCTTCTATTTTCCATTTTGGAGAATATTCCATCCGCGAAACTAAAAAGGCTATGGAAGAGATGGGCATTTCGGTTCGTTTGGATTGA
- the gatA gene encoding Asp-tRNA(Asn)/Glu-tRNA(Gln) amidotransferase subunit GatA produces MNEILKKSYVELKSSLNSGKISSTELVSACIDRIREVDGFVKAFLSLDEKKILSAAEESDKRRKAGKSLSEFDGMPVAIKDNICVRDTITSCSSKILENYKSPFHATAVEKLLEKGFILFPRTNMDEFAMGSSTENSAFQTTRNPFDLERIPGGSSGGSAAAVAASMVPLALGSDTGGSVRQPASLCGLYGLKPTYGTVSRYGLVAYASSLDQIGPFSRELQGCIDLYSVISGKDVKDSTSIHRPEFSASDVPTQDFKGLKVGVIKMTSEIQPEVVKSYDKILNQLKEKGATLVDLDFSKFGFAIPIYYIIATAECSSNLSRFDGIRFGSRKDKTGKLEDLFVDSRTEGFGSEVKRRILLGTFSLSAGYYDAYYGTAQKARALIRKEYESFFSKVDCILQPTSPTTAFKIGEKTKDPIQMYKADIWTTSVNLAGLPAMSVPMGTDQKGLPIGLQITAPHFQERKLFGTALALSTLEGMNIQFPENIG; encoded by the coding sequence ATGAACGAAATATTAAAAAAATCTTATGTGGAATTAAAAAGTTCTCTGAATTCTGGAAAAATATCTTCCACAGAACTTGTAAGCGCTTGTATCGATCGGATTCGAGAAGTAGATGGTTTTGTAAAAGCGTTTCTCTCCTTAGATGAAAAAAAAATACTAAGCGCCGCAGAAGAAAGCGACAAACGTAGAAAAGCAGGAAAATCACTTTCGGAATTTGATGGAATGCCGGTTGCAATTAAGGATAATATATGTGTTCGGGATACGATCACTTCTTGTTCTTCCAAAATATTAGAAAATTATAAATCTCCATTTCACGCAACTGCTGTGGAAAAACTTTTAGAAAAAGGTTTTATACTATTTCCAAGAACCAATATGGATGAATTTGCGATGGGAAGTTCCACGGAAAATTCGGCTTTTCAGACGACTCGAAATCCTTTTGACTTGGAAAGAATACCTGGAGGTTCCAGCGGAGGTTCTGCAGCAGCGGTCGCAGCTTCTATGGTTCCACTGGCACTTGGATCGGATACAGGAGGATCGGTTCGTCAACCTGCTTCTCTTTGTGGATTGTATGGACTTAAGCCTACATATGGAACCGTTTCCCGTTATGGACTTGTAGCTTACGCTTCTAGTTTAGATCAGATCGGACCTTTTTCTAGAGAACTACAAGGTTGTATAGATTTATATTCTGTGATTTCCGGAAAGGACGTAAAGGATTCTACTTCTATTCATCGTCCTGAATTTTCGGCTTCGGACGTTCCGACTCAGGATTTCAAAGGATTGAAAGTAGGTGTTATCAAAATGACTTCGGAAATTCAACCCGAAGTAGTAAAATCGTATGATAAAATTCTAAATCAATTGAAAGAAAAAGGAGCCACGTTAGTCGATCTTGATTTTTCGAAATTCGGTTTTGCGATTCCAATTTATTATATCATAGCGACTGCGGAATGTTCTTCTAATCTTTCTCGCTTTGACGGGATTCGTTTTGGATCTAGAAAAGATAAAACTGGAAAACTAGAAGATCTTTTTGTAGATTCTAGAACGGAAGGATTTGGATCGGAAGTAAAGAGAAGGATTCTTTTGGGAACTTTTTCTTTGTCTGCGGGTTATTATGATGCTTATTACGGAACCGCACAAAAGGCAAGGGCTTTGATTCGTAAGGAATACGAGTCTTTCTTTTCAAAAGTGGATTGTATATTACAACCTACTTCTCCTACGACGGCGTTTAAAATCGGTGAAAAAACGAAAGATCCGATTCAGATGTATAAGGCTGATATTTGGACCACGAGCGTAAATCTTGCCGGACTTCCTGCAATGAGTGTTCCTATGGGAACGGATCAAAAAGGGCTTCCGATCGGGTTGCAGATCACGGCGCCCCATTTTCAAGAAAGAAAACTTTTTGGAACTGCATTAGCACTTTCTACATTAGAAGGTATGAATATTCAATTTCCGGAAAATATTGGATGA
- the gatC gene encoding Asp-tRNA(Asn)/Glu-tRNA(Gln) amidotransferase subunit GatC, producing MNINEDSLQKIAELSRLKIRSEEKEAALQDFNKILEYVDQIKGLDVSSIKDDEIYLHHENAIRPDLAGKHLSREEIETFAPSFQNGYFVVPKVIET from the coding sequence ATGAACATCAACGAAGATTCTTTGCAAAAAATCGCCGAACTCTCTCGTTTAAAAATCCGTTCCGAAGAGAAAGAGGCCGCTCTTCAAGACTTCAACAAGATTTTAGAATATGTAGATCAGATAAAAGGTCTAGACGTGAGTTCAATCAAGGACGATGAAATTTATCTACATCATGAAAATGCAATTCGTCCCGATTTGGCCGGTAAACATTTATCTCGAGAAGAGATAGAGACGTTTGCACCTTCCTTTCAAAACGGATATTTCGTGGTTCCTAAGGTGATAGAAACATGA